Below is a genomic region from Ahaetulla prasina isolate Xishuangbanna chromosome 16, ASM2864084v1, whole genome shotgun sequence.
GATGTCCAGGTTAACAACATAActgctgggctccattgtggtcgtaagtcaaggcctGCCTGCATAAAGATCTGCAGCcaaggagaaaaaataaaaaacatgctAAAGACATAAAGTTAAATATTCTTAGAAGTTCTTTGTATCTCATAGAAAAAGGAATCAATGCTTCTTAGTTGGAGAGAAAAGCCAAATATTTTGAGAAAGCTTTCCTGCACCGAgcaggggatggactagatgacctccaggggccCTCCCAACTTTCGACAGCTCAATAAGCAGGGGTCCTGAAGGCCATGCAGTTCAGGCACCATTCGGCAGAGCGAAGGTTTGCCTTCGGCTCAATTATACGCAGCCAAAGAGAGTCCACCTGCCCTTCTTCTGTCTCTGAGGATCTGAGTTTGAATTCAGACTTCCCTACAGTGTCTTGTTTCCTAGATGCTGGGGAAGGGAACGTCACCGTGGAGGCTTCGGAGGAGAACtttgaagaggaggagaagacctCAGAGGTGAGCCAAAAAGGGTGGGGACAGTGAATGGAGGTGGACCGGCCCTGAGTTCCCCTGCTGCTAGGATCATCCCCagggggtctatgacaatttgccacggccaactcatcatggtcaACTGGCCAcatccaactcaccatggccaactcatcatggccaacttgccatggccaactcatcatggccaactcaccacatccaactcaccatggccaactcatcatggccaactcatcatggccaactcatcatggccaactcatcatggccaactcgccatggccaactcctcatggcctcgtggctcccatgtgacagcactcctgcgcagactgcactggctacctgtggcctttcgggtgcgcttcaaggttttggtaaccatcttcaaagtgctccatagcttaggaccgggttacctacgggaccgtctgctgccaccgattgcctcccaccgacccgtgcgctctcacagggagggactccttagggtgccgtccgccaggcagtgccgactggcgacacccaggggaagggccttctctgtgggggctcccaccctctggaatgaacttcccccgggacttcgtcaactttccgaccttcgaaccttccgccgcgagcttaagacacatctatttatttgcgcaggactggattagaatcttaattttaaatttagtttttaacgggattttattattttaattagaattttaaaattcggccttattcaataagttttttaattagtgttttatcttgtatttatatttgtgtttttaataggctgtaaaccgccctgagtccctcgggagatagggcggtataaaaatgtgattaaacaaataataaataaataaataaatgtgaatggcaaacatGGAAATCTTTTGGTATCGGTTTTCAACAATTAAATGGAAATTGTTAAGTTCTCTtgcagcaagttggccgtggcaagttgtcccattctgataTCCCAGTTGCCTGAGGGATACAAAACAGCCGCCCAAATGTGGCCGGAATAGGAACTCTTCCTTTCTGTTTGGGGAAAAggcctgtgttgtgtctgcgccccccaagccggtccccttgccagaaagtgacttggaaagtgagggggaagggccgtcaggacttacctcgggagcaccggcttccctggctcacctccaggagccagaggcaggccagatggaggagataatgaggcctccatcccctgactcttttccccccacaggccacgcctccagacccagctgatggcaatcaggcctggctggaccctaggtttcataggcaggagaggagggaacaacagaagcaggggtggggcaggcctaggaagtgctgagtcatggagccacaccccacaggatataaaggcagcaagaactgccgtgcctcttcgtagcaggcaaatcaactgattaactaagagctgaagtttgttcctgggtgactcatcggcgtcgagggagataacagagacactttccagacgctggctcttttgctgccagagctgatagtgccggctaattaagccatcacttggacggaggcgaaggaggacagagcAGCCTGCCAGCCCCAGAGAGTTGAGCCATGCCTATCCTCCCATGCCAGGTGCTGAGCAACGCCGGTGCCCTGAAGGTGACCATCCAGCAGAGCAGCGAGAGCCGGGCCATCAGCACCACGTCGGCCATCAAGCCGGGCCCCTCCGGACCTCCCCTGCAAGCCCCTCCCGGGGCCGCCCTGAAATTCTACTGCTACGTCTGCAGAAGCAACTGTTACAACCAACAGgtgcggaggggaggggaggcggggGCGGGGGGTGGAATTTCCCAAGAGGGGCGGGTTGGGGGAGGCCAGAGGGGGGTTTGGGGGCAGAAGCACACGTGGGTTCTGCAAGCGCATCTGTCTGGGGAGAACCAGGATTTCAGATCCGGGTTttgttgaagaaaaaaatgctgaacTCCTTCGAGAAGGAGAACAATGCAAGCTTGgctctaaaagaaagaaaaaaaccagacagCAAAATCTATCAGTTGTGGTTCCTTGTCTGCATCTACAATGGCCCTCCcgccctcctttcccttctctcaccttccttccttcctccctccctccctccctctctcccactctctttcgccttccttctctccttcctttcatgCCTccatccctttcttcctctcaactttctctctccctccctctcttcctctcatctcctccctccctccttccctctcattttccttccttccttccttccttccttcccttccctccctccctccctcccttccttccttccttccttccttccttccttccttcccttccttccttctttccttccttccttccttccttccttccttctttccttccctttccccctctttccttccattcaaaagcgggtgtgactcacttaacaacggtcttacATAAGCGTGGAAATCCTGGTCCCAAtgatgtggtcataagtcaaggactaccagtgtcACCAAGCTGGTCTCCTTCCCTTTAGCtctcagtaaaaaaaaaccagattcgGTTTTCTTGCTTGCTTTGTAAGGGTCCAGATTCCAAGGAAGGGACTGTTTGGATGGGAGAGCTAACcaattttctctcctctcctctcctctccctttcctcccctcctcttttcatccttcccctcttctcttgtccccctcctttcctctcctttctttccatcctttctcttctcttctcttctcttctcttctcccctcctttcctttcctttcctctctcctctcctcttttcatccttcctctcttctcctcctttcctttcctctctcctctccttttccatccttcctttcttctcttctcccctcctttcctcttctttctttccatccttccttctcttctcttctcgtctcttctcctttcctttgctttcctttcctttcctctcctttcctcttttcatcctttctctcttctcttctccccctcctttcctttcctctcctctcctctcttctcccttcccctcctcttctctctctcctttccttccttcctttcttccttccttctttcctttcttccttccttctttctttctttctttctttctttctttctttctttctttctttctttctttctttctttctcacacttGTCTTGCTCCAGAATTTCCAGACTCACCTGTCAGGAGTTCAACACCTGCAGCGGCTTCAGGAAGTCCAGGAGAGAAGCACCGTTTGCCTCGTCTCCCAGCTGCCTTTGGGAAAGGAACCGGCGATGCCAGCAGAGACAGACGGGTAGGTGGGCAGCATGCAATTCAAGAACCTCAACACACACAGACACGTACACACCGCTGACACACACGCAGTGAAGGttcgttgtgacccaggcccaagtaggtagtatcagacgcaatcagttcgaaaacaaagagactttattagaacagctgagaattaaactcattctcggcgtcgtccaaactaaatcaaagcaaattcctcataatacaattcttcagtcttatcaccaatcttggtctaattaggcaaactgccaaaggcttttcttggcaaaagttcagacgcagaagacgccgacaagaaataaatgcagcaagacaaggctatcaatgttgttttccggcaaagagcccaaatgccgttgctggtcttttaagccttatgggaggggccaatcatctcttggccctactcccgagttgtccactttgcttgagctgctcttgccttctggcagctcttctcatgcgtgcattaggaacaggctcctcctgttcctctgcctcactactgtcagcctctggaggctccggagtccgcacatcactccccgatggccctggccccatctctgcctctgacgcagagccttcatccgggccttccgcagcctccaggactggcccatgttcttcctcagtctcatcgctgtccgactccgttgccagctccgcaggctgctggcggatcacaacaatgCCTTGCTCTGGAGCAAGAACCAGACTTGGAAATCCTCCGGGTTGCAAACGAAAGAAAATCAAGCAGCTTTCCTTCCGATGGAGCCGTTGGCTCTCTCGGGCCAAAGGATGAGATGGTTATCGGAGAGCTTGGGAGGGGTAAGGGGGAGGATGGGAGGGGGGCTGAAAGGAGGCCGAGAAACCCTTCTGGGTTTTCTGGTTTCCTTGAGAGGTTTCCCTTCCTTGCAGGGAGAGCCAGCAGCGCTGGTGTAATACCTGCCAGGTGAACTTCAAAGGTGACCTCATCAAACACCGGAGGACTCAGGAACACAAGGTAAAGGGCACCTGGATTCAGCAGGTCAAGGGCTCCTGGATTTTGGGAAAGTGGCAGAAAATTGTTCAGCTGACCTAAatatccctcctttcctccctcttcttcgtttccttctttccttccttgctttccttcctcccttctttcctccctccctccctcctattcccaatcccttcctccctctccttcctccctcctattcccaatcccttcctccctctccttccttctttccttccttgctttcctccctccctcccttctattcccaatcccttcctccctctccttccttctttccttccttccttcctttcctccctcccttctattcccaatccctccctccctctccttccttctttccttccttcctttcctccctccctcctattcccaatcccttcctccctctccttccttctttccttccttcctttcctccctccctcttattcccaatgccttccttcctccctcttgttttcttgcttccttcctccctccctcctattcccaatcccttcctccctctccttccttgtttccttccttcctttcctccctccctccctattcccaatcccttccttcctccctccctcccttctttccttccttcctcccacttccttgtttccttccttcctccctccctccctcttcctttcttccttcccttccttcctttccttcctttccttccatcctccctcccttctattcccaatcccttccttcctttcattcctctctcccttctattcccaatgccttccttcctccctccctcccttccactccCAAtccgttcctccctccctcctattcccaatccctccctctccttcctccgtccctccctccccccttttcctcctcccctctctcgcCTCAGCTGGCCAAACGCTTCCTGCGCCCCTTCTGCACCGTCTGCATCCGTTACTTCAAAACTCCCCGCAAGTTTGTGGAGCACATGAAATCCTTGGAGCACAAGCAGAAGGCTAAAGAGGTCAGaggttaaacaaacaaacaaaaatggggtggggtgcAGGGAGGGGTCCAGGGCCTTCTCGAACCCTCTTTCTTCTTGCcatctgcctctccctccctcctgactCCCTCTTTTCCCGCACCTGGCCAGGTGAGGCTGGGCGAGAAAGACCTGGGCAGTCCCGAGGACTCCGAAGAACTGATAACGGTGGACGCCGTGGGATGCTTTGAAGAGCAGGACGACGACGATGACGAAGAAGACgaggaagcaggggaggggcctCAACTAGATCCAGCGGAGGCTGTGAATCAACAGGTAAGGGAGGGCCTTCTCAGCAGCTCCGTTTATTTGCAGGGAGGAAGAGCAGAGCCAAAGGGGCTGGCCAGGAAATTTAGAAATGGGCTTTATTCAGATATTTATAGCGCCCCGCTGCCTTACAAAAGGAgggggggtcaagttattttccaaagcacccaaaggccagacaaggaacaatggatggaaactgatcaaggagagattcaaatatacaaataaggaggaattttctgacagtgagaacaatcaacccgtggaacagaagttgcctttaaaagttgtgggagcttcatccctggaagctttcaagaagaaactggactgaaatctgtcggaaatggtgtagggtctcctgcttgagccgggggaggtgaggggttggactaaatgacctacaaggtcccttcccactctgttaatcATCCCCCTTTCAGGTTGGGCAACGAGAAACGTCTGTGGAAGACCCAGGAGGAAACGCCGAGTATTGTCCGGACACGGTCTATGGTAAGAGAAGCGAGTTGGCACCCCGTGTtgtatctttgtgtgtgtgtttgtgtctgtgtgtctttttcctctttctcttgcttttcccCCTGCAAGAGGCTCAACAGGTAGGCAAACACCTCCTGGTTTGAaaagccccccccctccacatcccctcccccactcctctccaaTCCTGCCCGCCTTCCTTAACGTTGTCCTCCttcggtagtccttggcttacggccACCGTTTTGAGCCCAgcgttttctgttgctaagtgagacatttgttcagcgagTTCGGACCCCGAAGAGCTGCAGTGCTGCCTTTTGTGCTCCTCCTGAGGGTTTTATGCTTTCTTGATCCGtgccttccctttctcccccctccctccctccctcttctgccAGGCCTGGATTTCCTGGTACCCGTGGCAGGATTCTTGTGCCGGCTGTGCCACAAATTCTATTCGAGCGACTCGGCCATGCGGCTCACCCACTGCAAGTCCCGGATGCATTTTGAGAACCTGCAGGTtagtgcttccttccttcctcccgctccccctccttccctccctccctccttctcatccccatctctctccttccttcctccctctttccctgccTCCTGTCGTGTcgcactccccctccgacgaccaggtctaggaagttcATGTCAAGcggggcaacgaagcctctgcagcttgtcaaattccttcaaggtttctcagggcaggcaggagtccaagttgtgacttcagcaaactagatgagactttgcttgactcaaggttggaatgccaaaagcaggtcctttatataggctgtgggtatataggtgtggctccatgactcagcatttatccaggcctgccccacccttccttttgctggcgtcgcctctcagatctccggaagcgaggatcctcccacactgaattctcttcagctggatctgctgtcagtaattccagcccgtggctggcttcctgctcacacgctgtaggagtgaggtttatcaggtttggttgttcattcctggaatcctctcggggcatggggccagggccgggggctggaggcatgacaggccgttcatcttcattatcagacttggagtctgataacaggcccgggtgtagacggggaggggtcggctgaggagaggagggaggacgaggcacaacacctcccttcttccttcctctttccctgcctccctcctttcccatcttcctccctccctcttcttccctgcctctcttctccttctcatccccatctccctccttcctccttccctctccttccctgccttcctcctttctcatcttcctccctcccttcttcccatcttccttcctctctcctccttccctgcctccctccttctcatccccatctccctcctttcttcctccctctttctcatcttcctccctccctccttctcatccccatctccctccctcttgcctccctccctcctatcttccttcctctccttccctgcctgcctccttctttctcatcttcctccttccttcctccctctccttccctgcctccctccttctctttctcatcttcctccttccctgcctccttctcATCCccatttccctccttcctctctccttctttcccatcttccttccttcctctctccctccttccttcccctttccctgcctccctcctttcccatcttcctccctccctctttccttccctgcctctcttctccttctcatccccatctctctccttcctccctccctctttccctgcctcccttcttctttcccatcttccttcctccctccttctttctcatcttcctcctcctcatccccaTCTTCCTCActccctcagtggtgggtttttttttctgcctgcagCGATACAGGGCCTCCCGGCTCCAGGCTACGGCCGGACAGACAGAGACCCCCTCTCAGCTGACTGACCCCCAACCTCCCTCCACGACCAAAGCGCACGATCCAGAAGAGGCCGTTACCGGACAGCAGAGGATCCCGCCCCCTTGCGAGTCCCCCGAGGTCATCCAGACGTGTTCGGGGTACTTTGAAACGGAGGATATCTGCGGAGTCCTGGTCATCGACGAGAGAAGCCAGCCGTCCTCGCCGCGGAGCAGCAGTTCCGTGGGGCAAGACGCCGAGGAGTCAGGCGAGGGGGCCAGACTGCACCCCCTGGAAGAACAGTCCGGCTTGGAAATTCAGCAAAAAGCGGCGGTAGATTCTGCGTCAACGGAGCCGGGGGTAGCCGAACCGAGCGAAGGACCAGCCAGCCAGGATGGAGCGCCTTCCACGCCGGCCGAAGAAGAGACGGTCTGCACCCCCCGGCGGTCCAGCCGGCGCAGGGCGAGATGAGAGCGGAGGCAaaactatttcccccccccccactgtagtttctccccaccccacccccgagagTTTCTTCCCTCCCGTCGCCTTCCACTTTTAGCAAAAGAGAAACATTCTAGTTTTCCTAGTTGgttgttttcaaaaataaaatttaaaaaacaaaaacaaaaaacagcaacaccccagtaattttttttctgtcttcaaCGCAGGGCTTAGTGTagtgaaaggaagaaaggaaggaaggaagaagggagggagggaggggaaggaaggaaggaaagggaaaaaagaaagaaggaagaaaggaaggaaggaagaaaaagaaagaaagaaagaaagaaagaaagaaagaaagaaagaaagagaggaaggggagggaggaggggaagacaTGCagactggaaggaaggaaggcagtaaagaaagaaaaagaaaggaaagaaagaaagaaagaaagagggaggggaaggaaggaaaaagaagggaaggaaaaaaagaaaaaagaaagggagggaggaaaaggaaggaaggaaaaggaaaaaagaaaaaagggaggaaggggaaggaaggagggaggggaaggaaggaaaaggaagggaagggaaaaagggagggagaaaaaggaaggaaggaaaatgaaggaaaagaggaaagggaataaagaaaagaaaaagggagggagggagaggaaggaaggaagaaagaaaggaaaagagaggaaaggggaaaaaaagaaaagagaaagtgggagaggggaaggaaggaagaaaaagagaggaaagggaaaaagaaaaaggaaagaaagaaaataaatgaagaaagctCTTTGAAACAGGAAAGAAAATCTGAGACATTTTGTACACTGTTCCATTGTTTAATCGGTGACCAAATTCAGGCCAGGATCTAAGTTAACTGCAAGAAAAATGTTTTCCAGGGTTTGTGCAATAGGCTCAGCCAGGAACGGTAaatcatggttaaaaaaaaaaacttggcctgTTTTACAAACATTCAGGGGCAGAACGTAGCCTGTTTTGCCCCTTTTCAATCAGACCCATTCTGGTTTAATCTTAAACTAGACATTCACAGTAACACAAGAATTCTATCCAATTATCCAAATAAAGAGAGCATGGCAGTTGcaggacttatgaccacaacggagcccgaaATTtttgtcgctaagcaagacagtggttgAAAATATTTTGAGCCCCATTTTTACGCTCGCTCTTGCGATCCCTGTTAGAGTGACtccctgcagttgttagtaacctggttctaaAGTGGCTTTCCCCCCCATTgtcaagtttgcaaaaggtgatcatatcacccctgggacattacaactgtcataaataaactCCCAAGAGATCCACCTCTGcagtggcctagaagtggagctcttgcctcgcaatcaggaggctgtgaattcgatcctaggtagaggcaggtctcctgcttgggcggggcggggtggggggggatggactagatgacctgcagggtccccttccaactctgttagataAATCTGTTAGAAAAAggactgccaagcatctgaattttgatcacggggatattgcaatggtcgtaagggtgaaaaacgtaaGTCGTAagtcaggttgttttttttttcattgtaactCAAACCGCTCACTCAATGAAATTTAAAACGAGTGTAAAACACACCCTACCTCTCCCTACGACAACTCCCACAACCACCGCAcccatttattaaaaaaacaacaacacttgctTAAGAAACACTTAACGAGA
It encodes:
- the CIZ1 gene encoding cip1-interacting zinc finger protein isoform X4, giving the protein MFGQQHLLRLQHLLQQQQQQSPAAAAPTQATPSRTVTPSQQQMLTLQAPNPASLLNANPVLQRALLLHQMQGNLRGFNVAAAPVLQQFFPQATRHSLLGPPPVSLKPPHLGFPALPFHRQNRPFRKEFPRVAERKREADGASSSVPGQGEEGAAPVGKQPGSPPSETFLESSQDGEPAAKLPRRSEVEICDADDTKREDIQTGRDSESMATDAGEGNVTVEASEENFEEEEKTSEVLSNAGALKVTIQQSSESRAISTTSAIKPGPSGPPLQAPPGAALKFYCYVCRSNCYNQQNFQTHLSGVQHLQRLQEVQERSTVCLVSQLPLGKEPAMPAETDGESQQRWCNTCQVNFKGDLIKHRRTQEHKLAKRFLRPFCTVCIRYFKTPRKFVEHMKSLEHKQKAKEVRLGEKDLGSPEDSEELITVDAVGCFEEQDDDDDEEDEEAGEGPQLDPAEAVNQQVGQRETSVEDPGGNAEYCPDTVYGLDFLVPVAGFLCRLCHKFYSSDSAMRLTHCKSRMHFENLQRYRASRLQATAGQTETPSQLTDPQPPSTTKAHDPEEAVTGQQRIPPPCESPEVIQTCSGYFETEDICGVLVIDERSQPSSPRSSSSVGQDAEESGEGARLHPLEEQSGLEIQQKAAVDSASTEPGVAEPSEGPASQDGAPSTPAEEETVCTPRRSSRRRAR
- the CIZ1 gene encoding cip1-interacting zinc finger protein isoform X5, with translation MFGQQHLLRLQHLLQQQQQQSPAAAAPTQATPSRTVTPSQQQMLTLQAPNPASLLNANPVLQRALLLHQMQGNLRGFNVAAAPVLQQFFPQATRHSLLGPPPVSLKPPHLGFPALPFHRQNRPFRKEFPRVAERKREADGASSSVPGQGEEGAAPVGKQPGSPPSETFLESSQDGEPAAKLPRSEVEICDADDTKREDIQTGRDSESMATDAGEGNVTVEASEENFEEEEKTSEVLSNAGALKVTIQQSSESRAISTTSAIKPGPSGPPLQAPPGAALKFYCYVCRSNCYNQQNFQTHLSGVQHLQRLQEVQERSTVCLVSQLPLGKEPAMPAETDGESQQRWCNTCQVNFKGDLIKHRRTQEHKLAKRFLRPFCTVCIRYFKTPRKFVEHMKSLEHKQKAKEVRLGEKDLGSPEDSEELITVDAVGCFEEQDDDDDEEDEEAGEGPQLDPAEAVNQQVGQRETSVEDPGGNAEYCPDTVYGLDFLVPVAGFLCRLCHKFYSSDSAMRLTHCKSRMHFENLQRYRASRLQATAGQTETPSQLTDPQPPSTTKAHDPEEAVTGQQRIPPPCESPEVIQTCSGYFETEDICGVLVIDERSQPSSPRSSSSVGQDAEESGEGARLHPLEEQSGLEIQQKAAVDSASTEPGVAEPSEGPASQDGAPSTPAEEETVCTPRRSSRRRAR
- the CIZ1 gene encoding cip1-interacting zinc finger protein isoform X1, which gives rise to MFGQQHLLRLQHLLQQQQQQSPAAAAPTQATPSRTVTPSQQQMLTLQAPNPASLLNANPVLQRALLLHQMQGNLRGFNVAAAPVLQQFFPQATRHSLLGPPPVSLKPPHLGFPALPFHRQNRPFRKEFPRVAERKREADGASSSVPGQGEEGAAPVGKQPGSPPSETFLESSQDGEPAAKLPRRSEVEICDADDTKREDIQTGRDSESMATVSCFLDAGEGNVTVEASEENFEEEEKTSEVLSNAGALKVTIQQSSESRAISTTSAIKPGPSGPPLQAPPGAALKFYCYVCRSNCYNQQNFQTHLSGVQHLQRLQEVQERSTVCLVSQLPLGKEPAMPAETDGESQQRWCNTCQVNFKGDLIKHRRTQEHKLAKRFLRPFCTVCIRYFKTPRKFVEHMKSLEHKQKAKEVRLGEKDLGSPEDSEELITVDAVGCFEEQDDDDDEEDEEAGEGPQLDPAEAVNQQVGQRETSVEDPGGNAEYCPDTVYGLDFLVPVAGFLCRLCHKFYSSDSAMRLTHCKSRMHFENLQRYRASRLQATAGQTETPSQLTDPQPPSTTKAHDPEEAVTGQQRIPPPCESPEVIQTCSGYFETEDICGVLVIDERSQPSSPRSSSSVGQDAEESGEGARLHPLEEQSGLEIQQKAAVDSASTEPGVAEPSEGPASQDGAPSTPAEEETVCTPRRSSRRRAR
- the CIZ1 gene encoding cip1-interacting zinc finger protein isoform X2, producing MFGQQHLLRLQHLLQQQQQQSPAAAAPTQATPSRTVTPSQQQMLTLQAPNPASLLNANPVLQRALLLHQMQGNLRGFNVAAAPVLQQFFPQATRHSLLGPPPVSLKPPHLGFPALPFHRQNRPFRKEFPRVAERKREADGASSSVPGQGEEGAAPVGKQPGSPPSETFLESSQDGEPAAKLPRSEVEICDADDTKREDIQTGRDSESMATVSCFLDAGEGNVTVEASEENFEEEEKTSEVLSNAGALKVTIQQSSESRAISTTSAIKPGPSGPPLQAPPGAALKFYCYVCRSNCYNQQNFQTHLSGVQHLQRLQEVQERSTVCLVSQLPLGKEPAMPAETDGESQQRWCNTCQVNFKGDLIKHRRTQEHKLAKRFLRPFCTVCIRYFKTPRKFVEHMKSLEHKQKAKEVRLGEKDLGSPEDSEELITVDAVGCFEEQDDDDDEEDEEAGEGPQLDPAEAVNQQVGQRETSVEDPGGNAEYCPDTVYGLDFLVPVAGFLCRLCHKFYSSDSAMRLTHCKSRMHFENLQRYRASRLQATAGQTETPSQLTDPQPPSTTKAHDPEEAVTGQQRIPPPCESPEVIQTCSGYFETEDICGVLVIDERSQPSSPRSSSSVGQDAEESGEGARLHPLEEQSGLEIQQKAAVDSASTEPGVAEPSEGPASQDGAPSTPAEEETVCTPRRSSRRRAR
- the CIZ1 gene encoding cip1-interacting zinc finger protein isoform X3, whose translation is MFGQQHLLRLQHLLQQQQQQSPAAAAPTQATPSRTVTPSQQQMLTLQAPNPASLLNANPVLQRALLLHQMQGNLRGFNVAAAPVLQQFFPQATRHSLLGPPPVSLKPPHLGFPALPFHRQNRPFRKEFPRVAERKREADGASSSVPGQGEEGAAPVGKQPGSPPSETFLESSQDGEPAAKLPRRSEVEICDADDTKREDIQTGRDSESMATVSCFLDAGEGNVTVEASEENFEEEEKTSEVLSNAGALKVTIQQSSESRAISTTSAIKPGPSGPPLQAPPGAALKFYCYVCRSNCYNQQTHLSGVQHLQRLQEVQERSTVCLVSQLPLGKEPAMPAETDGESQQRWCNTCQVNFKGDLIKHRRTQEHKLAKRFLRPFCTVCIRYFKTPRKFVEHMKSLEHKQKAKEVRLGEKDLGSPEDSEELITVDAVGCFEEQDDDDDEEDEEAGEGPQLDPAEAVNQQVGQRETSVEDPGGNAEYCPDTVYGLDFLVPVAGFLCRLCHKFYSSDSAMRLTHCKSRMHFENLQRYRASRLQATAGQTETPSQLTDPQPPSTTKAHDPEEAVTGQQRIPPPCESPEVIQTCSGYFETEDICGVLVIDERSQPSSPRSSSSVGQDAEESGEGARLHPLEEQSGLEIQQKAAVDSASTEPGVAEPSEGPASQDGAPSTPAEEETVCTPRRSSRRRAR